In Mastomys coucha isolate ucsf_1 unplaced genomic scaffold, UCSF_Mcou_1 pScaffold5, whole genome shotgun sequence, one genomic interval encodes:
- the Nipal4 gene encoding magnesium transporter NIPA4 — protein MELRVANANGSCENGSIVSLYCSSQEVLCQIVRGISSEEPNNATLITWQERVRKKYGFYIGVGLAFLSCFLIGTSVILKKKGLIRLVATGATRAVNGGYGYLKDPMWWAGMATMSAGEVANFGAYAFAPATVVTPLGALSVLISAIFSSYCLGESLNLLGKLGCVICMAGSTVMVIHAPKEEKVTTVAEMASKMKDTGFIVFAVLLVVSCLILIFIVAPRYGQRNILIYIIICSVIGSFSVTAVKGLGVTIRNFFQGLPVVRHPLPYILSLILGLSIIIQVNFLNRALDIFNTSLVFPIYYVFFTTVVVVSSIVLFKEWYTMSAVDIVGTLSGFVTIILGVFMLHAFKDLDINQISLPHTHKNTTPAPAPEPTVIKLEDKNVLVDNIELASTPSPQQKPKVFMIHS, from the exons ATGGAGCTGCGGGTCGCCAACGCCAACGGCAGCTGCGAGAACG GTTCCATAGTCAGCCTCTACTGCTCCTCTCAAGAGGTCCTTTGTCAGATTGTGAGAGGCATCAGCTCTGAAGAGCCCAACAATGCCACCTTGATCACCTGGCAAGAGAGGGTCAGGAAGAAGTATGGCTTCTACATCGGTGTGGGTCTCgccttcctctcctgctttctcatTGGCACCAGCGTCATCCTTAAGAAGAAAGGCCTCATTCGGCTTGTGGCCACAGGGGCCACAAGGGCAG TGAATGGAGGCTACGGCTACCTGAAGGACCCAATGTGGTGGGCTGGAATGGCTACCA TGTCTGCTGGAGAAGTTGCCAACTTCGGGGCTTATGCATTTGCGCCTGCGACGGTTGTCACACCGCTGGGAGCACTGAGCGTCCTCATAAG TGccatcttctcctcctattgCCTGGGAGAGAGCCTGAATCTACTGGGGAAGTTGGGCTGTGTGATCTGTATGGCTGGCAGCACAGTGATGGTCATACATGCCCCCAAAGAGGAGAAGGTCACTACTGTTGCAGAGATGGCTTCTAAGATGAAAGACACAG GGTTCATCGTATTCGCTGTGCTTCTGGTGGTGTCTTGCCTCATCCTCATCTTCATTGTTGCCCCACGTTACGGGCAAAGGAATATCCTCATTTACATCATCATCTGCTCTGTGATTGGATCCTTCTCCGTGACTGCCGTCAAGGGGCTTGGTGTCACCATTCGGAACTTCTTCCAGGGCTTACCAGTTGTGCGGCACCCGCTCCCCTACATTCTATCCCTCATCCTGGGACTTTCCATCATCATCCAGGTTAACTTCCTCAACAGGGCACTGGATATTTTCAACACCTCATTGGTCTTCCCCATCTACTACGTTTTCTTCACCACAGTGGTGGTGGTCTCCTCCATTGTCCTCTTCAAGGAGTGGTACACCATGTCTGCTGTGGACATTGTGGGTACTCTGTCTGGCTTCGTCACCATCATCCTGGGTGTTTTCATGCTTCACGCTTTCAAGGATTTGGACATCAATCAAATCAGCTTGCCCCACACGCACAAAAACACGACTCCAGCTCCTGCCCCAGAGCCCACGGTCATTAAACTAGAAGACAAGAATGTCCTTGTGGATAACATAGAACTTGCCAGCACACCATCACCACAACAGAAGCCCAAAGTATTTATGATCCATTCTTAA